One stretch of Halapricum desulfuricans DNA includes these proteins:
- a CDS encoding universal stress protein, whose amino-acid sequence MVMLDHVLLPVASEDDAEASSVALEPYLDEIERVTAVHVVEKAGGAPDKAPLEKRQSDAAEFLAIAESRLASEVAFNAQIHYGTDIVEVLFGAVDDIGATAVAFRPRGGSRIVRLLSGDTATKLVTEPPVPVVSLPSPEPAEG is encoded by the coding sequence ATGGTAATGCTCGATCACGTACTCCTTCCGGTCGCGAGCGAGGACGACGCTGAGGCGAGCAGTGTCGCGCTCGAACCGTATCTGGACGAAATCGAGCGCGTGACCGCAGTCCACGTCGTCGAGAAGGCCGGCGGTGCGCCCGACAAGGCACCGCTAGAGAAACGTCAGTCCGACGCCGCGGAGTTTCTGGCGATCGCCGAGAGCCGACTGGCTTCGGAGGTGGCGTTCAACGCTCAGATCCATTACGGGACCGATATCGTCGAGGTACTGTTCGGGGCGGTAGACGACATCGGCGCGACGGCAGTCGCGTTCCGACCACGGGGTGGAAGTCGAATCGTTCGATTGCTCTCCGGGGATACGGCAACGAAGCTGGTCACCGAACCGCCGGTCCCGGTCGTCTCGCTCCCGAGTCCGGAGCCAGCGGAGGGATAA
- a CDS encoding amino acid permease produces MSESDTELAKDLGLVSAMTIGIGTMIGAGIFVLPGVAAQEAGPIVVASFVVGGVIAMVNALSISEIGTAMPKAGGGYYYVNRSLGPVFGSIAGMGDWMGLAFASAFYSIGFGQYLTTLAPIPGVLFLNDIQIGALIAGGLFVGVNYIGAKETGNVQTIIVTILLAILTVLAAVGIFSFDWGTVVGDGGLAPMGYGQILPGTALVFVSFLGYAKIATVGEELKNPGKNLPRAIIGSVAIVTVIYAIIVGLMVGVVPWPELSQEAPVAQVAETVFPESVLGVGGVAAGAATAMTLGALLATASSANASILASARINFAMGRDRIVTDWLNEIHPNYSTPYRSIVLTGGMILFFIAALGRDIETLAKAASVLHLIVYALMNVALIVFREFDPDYDPQFRVPLYPITPAVGAVLSLGLVAFMAPKEILISGGFVVFAVVWYFVYARARTPLEGVLSTHIRSEESDVPDSVVSAADTVAPNGDAGPTIMVALSNPQTEKSLMRLGCAMASAQDGRLLATHVVTVPDQTSLARAREEHVERASEQLFAQAREDAGGYDVPVETVSILSHRGFTEVFDAAREHDVDTLIMGRGDHLAEGRAERTVDEIAHDLPCDVLVFDGDQFEPDRVLVPTAGGPSSDLSAAVVAALEERAGSEVTLLHVADNEDDGRAFLDSWTEAHDLGDARSVVETGSFEDALERHAQDATLIVVGATEEGLLSRLVSGSLVFDALEDLDVPVLLAEKAHERSLWERLFG; encoded by the coding sequence ATGAGCGAATCCGACACGGAACTGGCGAAAGACCTCGGGCTCGTTTCGGCGATGACGATCGGGATCGGCACGATGATCGGCGCGGGGATTTTCGTGCTTCCCGGCGTCGCAGCCCAGGAAGCCGGTCCGATCGTCGTCGCCTCGTTCGTCGTCGGCGGCGTCATCGCGATGGTAAACGCCCTCTCGATCTCTGAAATCGGGACGGCGATGCCCAAGGCCGGAGGCGGCTACTACTACGTCAACCGATCGCTCGGCCCGGTTTTCGGCTCAATCGCCGGGATGGGCGACTGGATGGGGCTGGCGTTCGCCTCCGCGTTCTACTCGATCGGGTTCGGCCAGTATCTCACGACGCTCGCACCGATCCCGGGCGTGCTGTTCCTCAACGACATCCAGATCGGCGCGCTGATCGCCGGCGGACTCTTCGTCGGCGTGAACTACATCGGGGCGAAAGAGACCGGAAACGTCCAGACGATCATCGTCACGATCCTGCTGGCGATCCTGACAGTGCTGGCCGCGGTCGGCATCTTCTCGTTCGACTGGGGAACCGTCGTCGGTGACGGAGGTCTCGCGCCGATGGGCTACGGCCAGATCCTTCCCGGGACCGCGCTCGTGTTCGTCTCCTTTCTGGGGTATGCCAAGATCGCGACCGTCGGCGAGGAGCTGAAAAATCCGGGCAAGAACCTCCCGCGGGCGATCATCGGGAGTGTCGCGATCGTGACGGTCATCTACGCGATCATCGTCGGGCTGATGGTCGGGGTCGTCCCCTGGCCGGAACTCAGTCAGGAAGCGCCGGTCGCACAGGTCGCCGAAACGGTCTTCCCCGAGAGTGTGCTGGGCGTCGGCGGCGTCGCTGCGGGGGCCGCGACCGCGATGACTCTCGGTGCGTTGCTGGCGACGGCGTCCTCGGCCAACGCCTCGATCCTGGCGTCTGCCCGGATCAACTTCGCGATGGGCAGAGACAGGATCGTCACCGACTGGCTCAACGAGATCCATCCGAACTACTCGACGCCGTACCGGTCGATCGTCCTGACTGGCGGGATGATCCTCTTTTTCATCGCCGCGCTCGGCCGGGACATCGAGACGCTGGCGAAGGCTGCCTCCGTCCTGCATCTGATCGTCTACGCTCTGATGAACGTCGCACTGATCGTCTTCCGGGAGTTCGATCCCGACTACGATCCGCAGTTCCGGGTGCCGCTGTACCCGATTACTCCCGCAGTGGGCGCGGTGCTTTCGCTCGGTCTGGTCGCGTTTATGGCTCCCAAGGAGATTCTGATCTCCGGCGGGTTCGTCGTCTTCGCTGTGGTGTGGTACTTCGTCTACGCCCGGGCACGGACACCGCTGGAGGGCGTTCTCTCGACACACATCCGCTCAGAGGAGTCTGACGTGCCCGATTCGGTTGTCTCGGCCGCTGATACGGTCGCTCCCAACGGGGATGCCGGCCCGACAATTATGGTCGCGCTTTCGAACCCACAGACAGAGAAATCCCTGATGAGGCTGGGGTGTGCGATGGCCAGCGCGCAGGACGGTCGCCTGCTTGCGACGCACGTCGTGACCGTCCCCGATCAGACGTCGCTTGCCCGTGCACGCGAAGAACACGTCGAGCGAGCGTCCGAGCAACTGTTCGCGCAAGCCCGAGAAGACGCCGGCGGCTACGATGTCCCCGTCGAGACGGTGTCTATCCTCTCACACCGCGGTTTCACTGAGGTGTTCGACGCGGCCCGCGAACACGACGTGGACACGCTGATTATGGGACGCGGCGATCACCTCGCGGAAGGGCGTGCAGAACGGACGGTCGACGAGATCGCTCACGACCTCCCCTGTGACGTGCTGGTGTTCGACGGGGATCAGTTCGAACCGGATCGAGTCCTCGTCCCGACCGCCGGCGGTCCGTCCTCGGACCTCTCGGCCGCTGTCGTGGCCGCTCTAGAGGAGCGAGCCGGATCGGAAGTCACGCTGTTGCACGTCGCTGATAACGAAGACGACGGGCGGGCGTTCCTCGATTCGTGGACTGAAGCTCACGACCTCGGAGACGCCCGCTCGGTCGTCGAGACCGGGTCGTTCGAGGACGCGCTCGAGCGCCACGCACAGGACGCGACGCTGATCGTCGTCGGTGCGACTGAGGAGGGGCTGCTCTCGCGTCTCGTCTCTGGTTCGCTGGTCTTCGATGCGCTCGAAGACCTGGACGTGCCGGTGTTGCTCGCCGAGAAAGCCCACGAACGGTCGCTGTGGGAACGACTGTTCGGATAA